A single region of the Pan troglodytes isolate AG18354 chromosome 18, NHGRI_mPanTro3-v2.0_pri, whole genome shotgun sequence genome encodes:
- the NUBP2 gene encoding cytosolic Fe-S cluster assembly factor NUBP2 isoform X1, with translation MSHRAWPSAGVLFQRRSLEKPVLIIRSNLLQKPGNLAGVRHIILVLSGKGGVGKSTISTELALALRHAGKKVGILDVDLCGPSIPRMLGAQGRAVHQCDRGWAPVFLDREQSISLMSVGFLLEKPDEAVVWRGPKKNALIKQFVSDVAWGELDYLVVDTPPGTSDEHMATIEALRPYQPLGALVVTTPQAVSVGDVRRELTFCRKTGLRVMGIVENMSGFTCPHCAECTSVFSRGGGEELAQLAGVPFLGSVPLDPALMRTLEEGHHFIQEFPGSPAFAALTSIAQKILDATPACLP, from the exons atgagccaccgcgcctggcccagtgcTGGAGTCTTATTCCAGAGGAGAAGCCTGGAAAAGCCTGTCCTTATTATCAGGTCGAATTTACTACAAA AGCCTGGAAACCTGGCTGGCGTCAGGCACATCATCCTGGTCCTCTCAGGAAAGGGGGGCGTTGGGAAAAGCACCATCTCCACGGAGCTGGCCCTGGCACTGCGCCATGCAGGCAAGAAG GTGGGAATCCTGGATGTGGACCTGTGTGGCCCCAGTATCCCCCGCATGCTCGGGGCGCAGGGCAGGGCTGTGCACCAGTGCGACCGTGGCTGGGCACCCGTCTTCCTGGACCGGGAGCAGAGCATCTCGCTCATGTCTGTGGGCTTCCTGCTGGAGAAGCCGGACGAGGCCGTGGTGTGGAGAGGCCCCAAGAAAAACG CGCTGATAAAGCAGTTTGTGTCCGACGTGGCCTGGGGGGAGCTGGACTACCTGGTGGTGGACACGCCCCCTGGGACCTCCGATGAGCACATGGCCACCATAGAAGCCCTGCGTCCCTACCAGCCCCTGGGGGCCCTCGTGGTCACCACGCCCCAG GCGGTGTCTGTGGGGGACGTGAGGCGCGAGCTGACCTTCTGTAGGAAGACGGGCTTGCGGGTGATGGGAATCGTGGAGAATATGAGCGGCTTCACCTGCCCACACTGCGCA GAGTGCACCAGCGTCTTCTCCAGGGGCGGCGGAGAGGAGCTGGCCCAGCTCGCCGGGGTGCCCTTCTTAG GCTCCGTGCCCCTGGACCCTGCGCTCATGAGGACCCTGGAGGAGGGCCACCACTTCATCCAGGAGTTCCCCGGGAGCCCCGCCTTCGCTGCACTCACCTCCATAGCCCAGAAGATTCTGGACGCGACGCCCGCGTGCCTCCCCTGA
- the NUBP2 gene encoding cytosolic Fe-S cluster assembly factor NUBP2 isoform X2 → MEAAAEPGNLAGVRHIILVLSGKGGVGKSTISTELALALRHAGKKVGILDVDLCGPSIPRMLGAQGRAVHQCDRGWAPVFLDREQSISLMSVGFLLEKPDEAVVWRGPKKNALIKQFVSDVAWGELDYLVVDTPPGTSDEHMATIEALRPYQPLGALVVTTPQAVSVGDVRRELTFCRKTGLRVMGIVENMSGFTCPHCAECTSVFSRGGGEELAQLAGVPFLGSVPLDPALMRTLEEGHHFIQEFPGSPAFAALTSIAQKILDATPACLP, encoded by the exons ATGGAGGCGGCGGCCG AGCCTGGAAACCTGGCTGGCGTCAGGCACATCATCCTGGTCCTCTCAGGAAAGGGGGGCGTTGGGAAAAGCACCATCTCCACGGAGCTGGCCCTGGCACTGCGCCATGCAGGCAAGAAG GTGGGAATCCTGGATGTGGACCTGTGTGGCCCCAGTATCCCCCGCATGCTCGGGGCGCAGGGCAGGGCTGTGCACCAGTGCGACCGTGGCTGGGCACCCGTCTTCCTGGACCGGGAGCAGAGCATCTCGCTCATGTCTGTGGGCTTCCTGCTGGAGAAGCCGGACGAGGCCGTGGTGTGGAGAGGCCCCAAGAAAAACG CGCTGATAAAGCAGTTTGTGTCCGACGTGGCCTGGGGGGAGCTGGACTACCTGGTGGTGGACACGCCCCCTGGGACCTCCGATGAGCACATGGCCACCATAGAAGCCCTGCGTCCCTACCAGCCCCTGGGGGCCCTCGTGGTCACCACGCCCCAG GCGGTGTCTGTGGGGGACGTGAGGCGCGAGCTGACCTTCTGTAGGAAGACGGGCTTGCGGGTGATGGGAATCGTGGAGAATATGAGCGGCTTCACCTGCCCACACTGCGCA GAGTGCACCAGCGTCTTCTCCAGGGGCGGCGGAGAGGAGCTGGCCCAGCTCGCCGGGGTGCCCTTCTTAG GCTCCGTGCCCCTGGACCCTGCGCTCATGAGGACCCTGGAGGAGGGCCACCACTTCATCCAGGAGTTCCCCGGGAGCCCCGCCTTCGCTGCACTCACCTCCATAGCCCAGAAGATTCTGGACGCGACGCCCGCGTGCCTCCCCTGA
- the IGFALS gene encoding insulin-like growth factor-binding protein complex acid labile subunit has protein sequence MALRKGGLALALLLLSWVALGPRSLEGADPGTPGEAEGPACPAACVCSYDDDADELSVFCSSRNLTRLPDGVPGGTQALWLDGNNLSSIPPAAFQNLSSLGFLNLQGGQLGSLEPQALLGLENLCHLHLERNQLRSLALGTFAHTPTLASLGLSNNRLSRLEDGLFEGLGSLWDLNLGWNSLAVLPDAAFRGLGSLRELVLAGNRLAYLQPALFSGLAELRELDLSRNALRAIKANVFVQLPRLQKLYLDRNLIAAVAPGAFLGLKALRWLDLSHNRVAGLLEDTFPGLLGLRVLRLSHNAIASLRPRTFKDLHFLEELQLGHNRIRQLAERSFEGLGQLEVLTLDHNQLQEVKAGAFLGLTNVAVMNLSGNCLRNLPEQVFRGLGKLHSLHLEGSCLGRIRPHTFTGLSGLRRLFLKDNGLVGIEEQSLWGLAELLELDLTSNQLTHLPHRLFQGLGKLEYLLLSRNRLAELPADALGPLQRAFWLDISHNRLEALPNSLLAPLGRLRYLSLRNNSLRTFTPQPPGLERLWLEGNPWDCGCPLKALRDFALQNPSAVPRFVQAICEGDDCQPPAYTYNNITCASPPEVVGLDLRDLSEAHFAPC, from the exons ATGGCCCTGAGGAAAG GCGGCCTGGCCCTGGCGCTGCTGCTGCTGTCCTGGGTGGCACTGGGCCCCCGCAGCCTGGAGGGAGCAGACCCCGGAACGCCGGGGGAAGCCGAGGGCCCAGCGTGCCCGGCCGCCTGTGTCTGCAGCTACGATGACGACGCGGATGAGCTCAGCGTCTTCTGCAGCTCCAGGAACCTCACGCGCCTGCCTGACGGAGTCCCGGGCGGCACCCAAGCCCTGTGGCTGGACGGCAACAACCTCTCGTCCATCCCCCCGGCAGCCTTCCAGaacctctccagcctgggcttccTCAACCTGCAGGGCGGCCAGCTGGGCAGCCTGGAGCCACAGGCGCTGCTGGGCCTAGAGAACCTGTGCCACCTGCACCTGGAGCGGAACCAGCTGCGCAGCCTGGCACTAGGCACGTTTGCGCACACGCCCACGCTGGCCTCGCTCGGCCTCAGCAACAACCGTCTGAGCAGGCTGGAGGACGGGCTCTTCGAGGGCCTCGGCAGCCTCTGGGACCTCAACCTCGGCTGGAACAGCCTGGCGGTGCTCCCGGATGCGGCGTTCCGCGGCCTGGGCAGCCTGCGCGAGCTGGTGCTGGCGGGCAACAGGCTGGCCTACCTGCAGCCCGCGCTCTTCAGCGGCCTGGCCGAGCTCCGGGAGCTGGACCTGAGCAGGAACGCGCTGCGGGCCATCAAGGCAAACGTGTTTGTGCAGCTGCCCCGGCTCCAGAAACTCTACCTGGACCGCAACCTCATCGCTGCCGTGGCCCCGGGCGCCTTCCTGGGCCTGAAGGCGCTGCGATGGCTGGACCTGTCCCACAACCGCGTGGCTGGCCTCCTGGAGGACACGTTCCCCGGTCTGCTGGGCCTGCGTGTGCTGCGGCTGTCCCACAACGCCATCGCCAGCCTGCGGCCCCGCACCTTCAAGGACCTGCACTTCCTGGAGGAGCTGCAGCTGGGCCACAACCGCATCCGGCAGCTGGCTGAGCGCAGCTTTGAGGGCCTGGGGCAGCTTGAGGTGCTCACGCTAGACCACAACCAgctccaggaggtcaaggcgggcgctTTCCTCGGCCTCACCAACGTGGCGGTCATGAACCTCTCTGGGAACTGTCTCCGGAACCTTCCGGAGCAGGTGTTCCGGGGCCTGGGCAAGCTGCACAGCCTGCACCTGGAGGGCAGCTGCCTGGGACGCATCCGCCCGCACACCTTCACCGGCCTCTCGGGGCTCCGCCGACTCTTCCTCAAGGACAACGGCCTCGTGGGCATTGAGGAGCAGAGCCTGTGGGGGCTGGCGGAGCTGCTGGAGCTCGACCTGACCTCCAACCAGCTCACGCACCTGCCCCACCGCCTCTTCCAGGGCCTGGGCAAGCTGGAGTACCTGCTGCTCTCCCGCAACCGCCTGGCAGAGCTGCCGGCGGACGCCCTGGGCCCCCTGCAGCGGGCCTTCTGGCTGGACATCTCGCACAACCGCCTGGAGGCATTGCCCAACAGCCTCTTGGCGCCACTGGGGCGGCTGCGCTACCTCAGCCTCAGGAACAACTCACTGCGGACCTTCACGCCGCAGCCCCCGGGCCTGGAGCGCCTGTGGCTGGAGGGTAACCCCTGGGACTGTGGCTGCCCTCTCAAGGCGCTGCGGGACTTCGCCCTGCAGAACCCCAGTGCCGTGCCCCGCTTTGTCCAGGCCATCTGTGAGGGGGACGATTGCCAGCCGCCCGCGTACACCTACAACAACATCACCTGTGCCAGCCCGCCCGAGGTCGTGGGGCTCGACCTGCGGGACCTCAGCGAGGCCCACTTTGCTCCCTGCTGA